From a region of the Candidatus Binatia bacterium genome:
- a CDS encoding acetyl-CoA acetyltransferase has translation MSRTEIAIAGAFEHPTRWAPDKTSYQIAAEAARGALAEAGLTFGDVDGYACSGVGPIGVLSMCHHLNLQPDWLDSTSIGGSSFVAQVLNAAAAIRDGLCTTVLITYGSTAASDRFAVGTGGGTAGDPPDAFEGVYGPTVVGAYGMVAQRHMHQYGTTSEQLAEIAVTMRRHAGLNPNAKYRDPITVEDVLASRIISSPLHLLDCCVISDGGGALVVTSEERAKDLATRPVRVLGGGIAARHSGIGERDITDIAARQSGKRAFERAGVGRDDIDLCMIYDSFTITVLSTLENLGFCEAGEGGAFVQGGRIGLGGALPLNLDGGGLSSNHPGMRGMFLVIEAAKQLRGECGERQVENAEVALCHGTGGYLGIQHSGATLILGGA, from the coding sequence ATGAGCCGCACCGAGATCGCGATCGCCGGCGCGTTCGAGCATCCGACGCGGTGGGCACCCGACAAGACCTCTTACCAGATCGCGGCCGAAGCGGCGCGGGGAGCCCTCGCCGAGGCAGGTCTGACCTTCGGCGACGTCGACGGCTACGCCTGCTCGGGTGTCGGTCCGATCGGCGTCCTCTCGATGTGCCACCATCTGAACCTTCAGCCGGATTGGCTCGATTCGACCTCCATCGGCGGATCGTCCTTTGTGGCCCAGGTTCTGAACGCGGCCGCCGCGATCCGTGACGGGCTGTGCACCACCGTCTTGATCACGTACGGCAGCACGGCGGCATCGGACCGGTTCGCCGTCGGCACGGGCGGCGGAACGGCCGGGGACCCGCCGGATGCGTTCGAGGGGGTTTACGGACCGACCGTCGTCGGCGCCTATGGGATGGTCGCCCAGCGGCACATGCATCAGTACGGAACGACGAGCGAGCAGCTCGCGGAGATCGCGGTCACGATGCGCCGGCACGCCGGCCTGAATCCGAACGCGAAGTACCGCGATCCGATCACGGTCGAAGACGTGCTCGCGTCGCGGATCATCTCGTCACCGCTTCATCTTCTGGACTGTTGTGTGATCTCGGACGGCGGTGGTGCCCTTGTCGTGACTTCGGAGGAGCGGGCCAAGGATCTCGCGACCCGACCGGTGCGCGTCCTCGGGGGCGGGATCGCCGCGCGTCACTCCGGCATCGGTGAGCGCGACATCACCGACATCGCCGCGCGGCAATCCGGAAAGCGCGCATTCGAGCGCGCGGGAGTCGGGCGCGACGACATCGATCTTTGCATGATCTACGACTCGTTCACGATCACCGTCCTCTCGACGCTCGAGAACCTCGGCTTCTGCGAGGCCGGGGAGGGGGGCGCCTTCGTGCAGGGAGGGCGAATCGGTCTCGGTGGCGCATTGCCGTTGAATCTCGATGGGGGCGGGCTCTCGTCGAACCATCCGGGGATGCGCGGCATGTTCCTCGTCATCGAAGCGGCGAAGCAGCTCCGCGGGGAGTGTGGCGAGCGGCAGGTCGAGAACGCCGAGGTCGCGCTTTGTCACGGAACGGGTGGCTACCTCGGTATCCAACACAGCGGCGCGACGCTGATCCTGGGAGGGGCGTGA